From the Deinococcus gobiensis I-0 genome, the window CCGTCCCCCAGGCTTCCGCGCCGGACACGCCGGACCTGACGGGCGATGGCGTGGCCGCTCCTTCCCCGGCGGCGGCTACACCGTTGCCCCAGGACCTCACCCCCCAGGAACGCCGCCGCCGGATGCGGGTGGCCGCCGAGGCCGAGGCCGAGGCCCGCGCGGCAGCGCCGCCCCTCACGCCGCCCGCGCGGCCTGCCTCCGCCCCGGAGCCGGAGCGCCTGACCTCTGCGCCGCGCCGCGAACTGCGGCCCATGCGCCTGCGCTGGAGCGAGGGGCGCGGCGCGGAGACGGGTGGCTGGCAGCGCCGCCGCGCGGAGGCGGACCCGGGCCCGGCGGAGGCTGGCCCGGCGAACCCCGGGTCTCCCGGGACCGGGCTGGGCCGTCCGGACCTGGGCGCGGCCCTGACCCGCTGGCGCTGGCCGGTCCTGGCTGCCCTGCTGCTGGTGCTGCTGCTGGGCGCAGTGTGGGCCTGGGGTCAGGGCCGCGGGCCACAGGCGGGCGCGGGGGCCGACTGCTGCACGGTGCGCTTCGAGCTGAGCGGCGCGGCCCCTGCCTCGGGGGTGCGGCTCACGCTGGCGCAGGCCCCGGCGGGCGCGGGGGTGCGGTCCGGCGCGTCGCTGGGCACGGTGCCGGGGACAGTGCGGCTGCCCTCGGCGGGCACCTACCGCGTGCGGGTCGCCGCCGAGGGCTTCACGCCCGAAACCGTGAGCGTGACGGTGCCGGTCTCGGCGCCTGTACGCATCGAACTGGGGCGCTGAGGCGGGGGCTGCGCCCAGGCGTCCAGCCCGCGCGCCCCCCGACCTGCCTGGCCGTGAGACAATCGGGGCCGTGAGTGTCGTCATTCTCGACTTCGGCAGCCAGTTCACGCGCCTGATCGCCCGGCGGTTCCGTGAACTCGGCGCATACAGCGTCATTCTTCCGGGCACGGCGAGCCTGGAACGCATCCGGCAGGAGAACCCCCAGGGCGTCGTGCTGTCGGGCGGCCCCAGCAGCGTCTACGACGAGGGCGCGCCCCGCCCCGCCCCCGGCGTCCTAGACCTCGACGTGCCGGTGCTGGGCGTGTGCTACGGCATGCAGTTCCTCGCCCACGAGGCGGGCGGCGACGTCAAGCGCGCGGGCAAACGCGAGTACGGCAAGGCCGACCTGACGCGCTACGGCGGGCAGCTCTTCGCGGGTATCCAGGGCGAGTTCGTCGCGTGGATGAGCCACAGCGACTCGGTGACCCGCCTGCCCGAAGGCTACGAGGTCGTGGCCGAGACCGAGGACACGCCCGTGACCGCCATCGAGAACCCGGTGACGCGGCGCTACGGCGTGCAGTTTCACCCCGAGGTCGTGCATACGCCCAAGGGCGGGCAGCTGCTCGCCAACTTCCTGGAGATCTGCGGCGTGACGCGCGACTGGAACGCCGAGCACATCATCGAGGAACTCGTGGACGGCGTGCGCGCGCAGGTCGGGGACGGCCGCGTGCTGCTCGCCATCTCGGGCGGGGTGGACAGCTCCACGCTGGGGCTGCTGCTGGCGCGCGCGGTCGGCGAGAAGCTGACGGCGGTGTTCATCGACCACGGCCTGCTGCGGCTGGGCGAGCGCGAACAGGTCGAGGCGGCCCTGCGGCCCCTGGGCGTGAACCTCGTGACGGTGGACGCCCGCGCCGAGTTCATGGCGGCCCTGGAAGGCGTGTCGGACCCCGAGCAGAAGCGCAAGATCATCGGCCGCGAGTTCATCCGCGCCTTCGAGCGCGAGGCCCGTGAGTACGGTCCCTTCGACTTCCTGGCGCAGGGCACGCTGTACCCCGACGTGATCGAGTCGGCGGGCGGCGAGGGCGCGGCGAACATCAAGAGCCACCACAACGTCGGCGGCCTGCCCGACGACCTCGCCTTCAAGCTCGTGGAGCCTTTCCGCACGCTGTTCAAGGACGAGGTGCGCGAGATCGCCCGTCTGCTGGGGCTGCCCGACGCCGTACGCATGCGCCATCCCTTCCCCGGCCCCGGCCTCGCCATCCGCTGTCTGGGGGCCATCAGCGAGGAGAAGCTCGACATCCTCAAGCGGGTGGACGACATCTTCATCTCGGGGCTGCGCGAGTTCGGGCTGTACGACGGCTGCTCGCAGGCGCTGGCGATCCTCACGCCCATCCAGTCGGTCGGCGTGATGGGCGACGAGCGGACCTATTCCTACACCGCCGCCCTGCGCGCCGTGACCACCGACGACTTCATGACCGCCGAGTGGGCGAGGTTGCCTTACGACTTCCTGGCGACCATGAGCAACCGCATCGTGAATCAGGTCCACGAGATCAACCGCGTGGTCTACGACATCACGGGCAAGCCGCCGGCCACCATCGAGTGGGAATGAGTCCGAGATGACCCGGGCCGCCCTGCGCGCCGGAAGGACCGGGGCCACTTGTCTCTGAAGCTCCGGCCGGTCGCGCCCGGCGTGCAGGCGCTGACCCTGTACGCCAACGTGTACCTGCTCTCGACCCCGCAGGGCCGCGTGCTCGTGGACTCGGGCACGCTGGCCCACGCGTCCGCGTTCGCACGGCTGCTGCGCGAGGTCCGGCCGGACGCGGCGCTGCTCACCCACAGCCACCTCGACCATGCGGGCAACGCGTGGCTGGCGGCCCGCGCCGGGGTGCCCCTGCTGGCGCACCCGCTGGAACGGCCCCGCCTGACCGGCCAGCGCCACGAGCTGCCCTACCCGGCCGGGCAGCCCGGCCTGGGGGGCGCTGGCCTCGCGCCTGCACCCCTGGCCCCGCGCCGAACAGGTGCAGGCCATAGGTCCCGGCGACACCCTGCGCGGCTGGGAAGTCGTGGCGCTGCCGGGGCATACCGACGGTCAGATCGGACTGCGGCGCGGCGGGGTGCTTGTCGCTGCCGACGCCGTTCTCGCCTCGGAGGACGGCGCGCACCTGCCGCGCGAGGCCTACAACTGGGACCACGTGCGGGCGCTGCTTACCCTCCGGGAGATGGCCGACCTCGACCTGGAGGTCATCCTGCCCGGTCACGGCGGCCCCTTGACCCCGGAGCAGGTGCGGGCGCGGGCGTGGCGGGACGGCCCCGGCGAGACGGAAGCCTAAGCCGGGGCCGTCCCCGCCACGTCAGATCAGGTCGAGGTACCGGTCGAGCTCCCACTGATGCACGGTCGCGCTGTACTGCCGCCACTCGGCGCGCTTGGCGGCCACGAAATGGTCCATGACGTGTTCGCCGAGCGCGCGGGCGATCACCTCGTCCTTTTCCAGTTCGTCCACGGCCTCGCGCAGGTCGGCGGGCAGTTCCTTGACGCGGTGGTGGCGCTTCTCGCGCACCGTCATCTTGAAGATGTTGCGCTGGATGGCGGGCGGCGGCTCCATCTTCTGCTCGATGCCGTCGAGTCCGGCGGCGAGCATGGCGGCCAGGGCCAGGTACGGATTGCAGCTCGGGTCGGGCATCCGCACCTCGGCGCGGGTCGAGTTGCCGCGCTTGGCCGGAATCCGGATGAGGGCCGAGCGGTTGCTCGTGCTCCAGGCGATGTTCACCGGGGCCTCGAAGCCGGGCACGAGGCGTTTGTAGCTGTTCACCAGCGGGTTGGTGACGGCCGCGATGCCCTCGGCGTGGTCGAGCAGCCCGGCGATGAAGTGCAGCGCCGTCTGCGAGAGGCCGTACTCCCGCTCGGGGTCGGCGAAGGCGTTCTGGCCGTCTTTGAACAGGCTCAGGTGACAGTGCATCCCGCTGCCGTTCACGTTCTCCAGCGGCTTGGGCAGGAAGCTCGCCAGCAGGCCGTACTCCAGCGCCACCCGCTTGACCACGAACTTGAAGGTGGCGATGCGGTCGGCGGTTTCCAGCGCCGGCGCGTAGCGGAAGTCGATCTCGTGCTGCCCGGGCGCGACCTCGTGGTGCGCGGCTTCGATGTCGAAGCCCATCTGGAGCAGCTTGTTCACGATCTCGCGGCGGATGCGCTCGCCCTTGTCGATGGGCGCGAGGTCGAAATACCCCGCCTTGTCGTGCGTGACCGTGCTGCCCAGCCCGCCGGGCGTGCGCTCGAACAGGAAGAACTCCGGCTCGGTGCCCACGAACATCTCGAAGCCGAGCTGCCGGGCGCGCTCGACCTGCCGCTGAAGCACCTGCCGGGGGTCGCCCCCGAAGGGCGTGCCGTCGGGCAGCGTCACGTCGCAGATCAGCCGGGCCACGCGCCCGCGTTCGCCTTCCTCGCGCGAGAACTGCGGGTAGATCAGGAAGGTCGAGAGGTCCGGGCGCAGCAGCATGTCGGACTCCTCGACGCGCGTGAAGCCTTCGACCGCGCTGCCGTCGAAGGTCACGTCGCCGTTCAGGGCCTTCTCGAACTGCGACCCCGGCACCTCGACGTTCTTGGTCGTGCCCAGGATATCGGTGAACTGGAGCCGGAGAAATTTGACCTCGCCCCGCTGCAACTCGTCGAGGATGTGCTGGCGGGTCGGTGCGGTCTTGTCGGGGGCGGGCGATTTTTTCGCCGCCTGGGTCTTGGACAACGGGTTCTTGGAATCTGGGGACGTCATAACCTACGGTCAACCTCCGGGAATGGCCCCATCATGCCCGACAAGGGCGCATTCCGGCGTGACTTGTGGCCTCCTGTCTGCCGGCGCACGCCTCGCCGCTGCCCACCCGCGTTGCAGGATGTCATCGACGGGCTGGCGGCCTGTCTACACACGGCGCGACAAAGTGCAGTTTCGGCCCGGACTCGGAGGCGACGGCCCGGACTTCCGGACGACTTGTTCAGAAGAATGCGTTGCCCCTTCTTTAGTTTTTTCATATACTCGCGCCCGAAGTCAGTGGGCTGCCTGGGAGCCGGAAGACCGGGGGCCGGGAATCGGGGATGCGAACGCCACCCCGGCCCCCGCGCGAGCAGCGGCCCGACTGACCACAGGGAGCGACATGAATCCAGACTTCGATGTGAGATCCGCCGCGCGCAACTGGGACGTCGACAAGACCACGACGGCCACCCCCGTCGAACTCGTCAACGACCTGTTCGCCAGCGACGTGCTGACCCTGGAGCAGCTCAAGACCCGGCTGTCCAAGCCCGCCTACAAGAGCCTCCAGGCCACCGTGGAGCGCGGCGCGCAGCTCGACGCCAGCATCGCCGACACCGTGGCGCTGGCGATGAAGACCTGGGCCATGGAAAAGGGCGCGACCCACTACACCCACTGGTTCCAGCCGCTGACCGGCTCGACCGCCGAGAAGCACGACTCGTTCCTGAATCCGGCCGGCGACGGCGTGGCGATCATGTCCTTCTCGGGCAAGGAACTCATCCAGGCCGAGCCCGACGCCAGCTCCTTCCCCTCGGGCGGCCTGCGCGCGACCTTCGAGGCGCGCGGCTATACCGCCTGGGACCCCTCGTCGCCCGCCTTCATCATCCGACACACCAACGGCGCGACCCTGTGTATCCCCAGCGTCTTCGCCTCGTGGACCGGCGAGGCCCTGGACCTCAAGACGCCCCTGCTGCGCAGCGTGGAGGCCCTGAACAAGGCCGTGACGCCCGCCCTGAAGCTCTTCGGCGCGTCCGAGGGCACCCGCGTGGGCAGCAGCCTGGGGGCCGAGCAGGAATACTTCCTGATCGACGAGGAGTACTACTACCGCCGCACCGACCTCGTGATGAGCGGCCGGACGCTCTTCGGCGCTCAGCCCCCGCGCGGCCAGGAACTCGAGGACCACTACTTCGGGGCCATTCCCGACCGTGTCCTGAGCTTCATGACCGACGCCGAGATGCAGCTCTACGCGCTGGGCATTCCGGTCAAGACCCGCCACAACGAGGTCGCGCCCGGCCAGTTCGAGATCGCCCCGATCTTCGAGGACAGCAACATCGCCGCCGACCACCAGCAGCTCATCATGCAGGTGCTGCGCACGACCGCGCGCAAGTACGGCCTCGTGGCCCTGCTGCACGAGAAGCCCTTCGCCGGCATCAACGGCTCGGGCAAGCACTGCAACTGGAGCATGAGCACCAACAAGGGCGAGAACCTGCTCGACCCCGGCGACACCCCGCACGAGAACATGCAGTTCCTGTTCTTCTGCTCGGCCGTCATCAAGGCCGTGGACGAGCACCAGGACCTGCTGCGCGCCTGCGTGGCGAGCGCCAGCAACGACCACCGCCTCGGGGCCAACGAGGCTCCGCCCGCGATCCTCTCGATCTTCCTGGGCAGCGAACTGACCGACATCTTCGACCGGCTGGTCAGCGGTCAGGGCGGCGCGGGCAAGTCGGCGGGCCTGATGGGCCTGGGCAGCAGCGTCCTGCCCGAGATTCCGGTGCACGCGGGTGACCGCAACCGCACCAGCCCCTTCGCCTTCACCGGCAACAAGTTCGAGTTCCGCGCGGTGGGCAGCTCGCAGAGCATCTCCTTCCCCATCACGGTCCTGAACACTATCGTGGCCGACGCGGTCGTGGCCCTGACGGCCGAGCTGGAAGCCGCCCTGGAAGGCTCGGACCTCGACGCGGCCGTGAGCCAGGTGGTGCGCGGCACCTACCAGAAGTACCAGCGCATCATCTTCAACGGCGACGGCTACTCGTCGGCGTGGCACGAGGAGGCCGAGAAGCAGCGCGGCCTGCTGAACCTGCGCACCACGCTGGACGCCATCGAGCACCTGAACAGCGAGAAGAACGCCCAGCTGTTCGCCAAGTTCGGCATCCTGAACGGCCGTGAACTCGACGCCCGTCAGGAAATCATGTACGACATCTACTTCAAGACGGTGAACATCGAGGGCGAGACCACCGAGTACGTCGCGCAGACCCAGATTCTGCCCGCCGCACTGTCGTACCTCGCCGAGCTGGGGCAGGCCGGCAGCGGCCGCGCCGCCCAGGGCGTGAGCCAGGAAGTGGGCGGGGTCGCCGACGAGCTGTACGACGCCCTCCAGAAGCTGCGCGAGCAGAACGCGGCGCTGGGCGGCGACGAGGTCCACGAGAAGGCGCACCACATGCGCGACGCCGTGCTGCCCGCGATGGCGGACGTGCGCAACGCCGCCGACCGCCTGGAGCGGCTGGTCGCCGGGAAGTTCTGGCCCATGCCCATCTACCGCCAGATGCTGTTCGTGAAGTAAGCCGGACGCGGCCCAGGCCCGGCCCTCCTTTCCGCCCCCAGGCGAGGAGAAGGGCCGGGCCTCGCTATCTGGAGGTGGGGAGGGGGGCTGTCGTGGCCGCGCCGCGCTCCGCCTTTTCTTACGCCCGCCTCAAAGCGTCCCGCGCCCGGCAGGCGTACACTGGACGGCGTGCTGAACATCCTGCGCCGTCTCGCCGTGACCCCCGCCGAACTGGACGAGGCGCTCGCGGCCCTGGGCCTCGACGGAACGCAGTCGGTGATGGTCCATGCCAGTCTGCGGTCCTTCGGATCGCTGGAGGGCGGGGCGAAGACGGTCGTCAATACCCTGCTGGGCCGCACCAATACCCTGGTGGCTCCGGCCTTCACCTACAACACGCTGCTGAACCGTCCCGCCGCCTTCACCAACGCGCGCTTCGACCGCGACTCGCGGGTGAGCCGCGACATCGGGCGGGTGCCGCAGGAGATGGTCGAGCGGCCCGAGGCGCTGCGT encodes:
- the guaA gene encoding glutamine-hydrolyzing GMP synthase, which produces MSVVILDFGSQFTRLIARRFRELGAYSVILPGTASLERIRQENPQGVVLSGGPSSVYDEGAPRPAPGVLDLDVPVLGVCYGMQFLAHEAGGDVKRAGKREYGKADLTRYGGQLFAGIQGEFVAWMSHSDSVTRLPEGYEVVAETEDTPVTAIENPVTRRYGVQFHPEVVHTPKGGQLLANFLEICGVTRDWNAEHIIEELVDGVRAQVGDGRVLLAISGGVDSSTLGLLLARAVGEKLTAVFIDHGLLRLGEREQVEAALRPLGVNLVTVDARAEFMAALEGVSDPEQKRKIIGREFIRAFEREAREYGPFDFLAQGTLYPDVIESAGGEGAANIKSHHNVGGLPDDLAFKLVEPFRTLFKDEVREIARLLGLPDAVRMRHPFPGPGLAIRCLGAISEEKLDILKRVDDIFISGLREFGLYDGCSQALAILTPIQSVGVMGDERTYSYTAALRAVTTDDFMTAEWARLPYDFLATMSNRIVNQVHEINRVVYDITGKPPATIEWE
- the glnA gene encoding type I glutamate--ammonia ligase; this translates as MTSPDSKNPLSKTQAAKKSPAPDKTAPTRQHILDELQRGEVKFLRLQFTDILGTTKNVEVPGSQFEKALNGDVTFDGSAVEGFTRVEESDMLLRPDLSTFLIYPQFSREEGERGRVARLICDVTLPDGTPFGGDPRQVLQRQVERARQLGFEMFVGTEPEFFLFERTPGGLGSTVTHDKAGYFDLAPIDKGERIRREIVNKLLQMGFDIEAAHHEVAPGQHEIDFRYAPALETADRIATFKFVVKRVALEYGLLASFLPKPLENVNGSGMHCHLSLFKDGQNAFADPEREYGLSQTALHFIAGLLDHAEGIAAVTNPLVNSYKRLVPGFEAPVNIAWSTSNRSALIRIPAKRGNSTRAEVRMPDPSCNPYLALAAMLAAGLDGIEQKMEPPPAIQRNIFKMTVREKRHHRVKELPADLREAVDELEKDEVIARALGEHVMDHFVAAKRAEWRQYSATVHQWELDRYLDLI
- a CDS encoding glutamine synthetase III, translating into MNPDFDVRSAARNWDVDKTTTATPVELVNDLFASDVLTLEQLKTRLSKPAYKSLQATVERGAQLDASIADTVALAMKTWAMEKGATHYTHWFQPLTGSTAEKHDSFLNPAGDGVAIMSFSGKELIQAEPDASSFPSGGLRATFEARGYTAWDPSSPAFIIRHTNGATLCIPSVFASWTGEALDLKTPLLRSVEALNKAVTPALKLFGASEGTRVGSSLGAEQEYFLIDEEYYYRRTDLVMSGRTLFGAQPPRGQELEDHYFGAIPDRVLSFMTDAEMQLYALGIPVKTRHNEVAPGQFEIAPIFEDSNIAADHQQLIMQVLRTTARKYGLVALLHEKPFAGINGSGKHCNWSMSTNKGENLLDPGDTPHENMQFLFFCSAVIKAVDEHQDLLRACVASASNDHRLGANEAPPAILSIFLGSELTDIFDRLVSGQGGAGKSAGLMGLGSSVLPEIPVHAGDRNRTSPFAFTGNKFEFRAVGSSQSISFPITVLNTIVADAVVALTAELEAALEGSDLDAAVSQVVRGTYQKYQRIIFNGDGYSSAWHEEAEKQRGLLNLRTTLDAIEHLNSEKNAQLFAKFGILNGRELDARQEIMYDIYFKTVNIEGETTEYVAQTQILPAALSYLAELGQAGSGRAAQGVSQEVGGVADELYDALQKLREQNAALGGDEVHEKAHHMRDAVLPAMADVRNAADRLERLVAGKFWPMPIYRQMLFVK